One region of Octopus sinensis linkage group LG30, ASM634580v1, whole genome shotgun sequence genomic DNA includes:
- the LOC115226323 gene encoding U6 snRNA-associated Sm-like protein LSm4 isoform X1, translated as MLPLSLLRTAVNHPMLVELKNGETYNGHLVSCDNWMNINLREVICTSRDGDRFWRMPECYIRGSTIKYLRIPDEVIDMVKEEVILKSKGRGDMKGRGGPQRGRGGRGTFGGRGGRGGSVGGRGGGGGGGGGGGGGGGGPRPGKPRGD; from the exons ATG TTACCATTATCCTTACTCAGAACTGCTGTCAACCACCCAATG CTGGTGGAGTTGAAGAATGGTGAAACGTACAATGGTCATTTGGTCAGTTGTGACAACTGGATGAATATTAACCTACGAGAGGTTATCTGCACATCCCGG gATGGAGATCGATTTTGGCGAATGCCCGAGTGTTACATTCGAGGAAGCACGATCAAGTACCTTCGCATCCCCGACGAGGTCATCGATATGGTGAAAGAAGAGGTCATACTGAAGAGCAAAGGTCGTGGTGACATGAAAGGGCGTGGCGGACCACAGCGAGGCCGTGGTGGACGAG GTACATTTGGTGGCCGAGGAGGTCGTGGCGGCAGTGTAGGTGGAcgcggtggaggaggaggaggtggcggcggcggtggaggaGGGGGCGGCGGCCCAAGACCAGGCAAGCCCCGAGGTGATTGA
- the LOC115226323 gene encoding U6 snRNA-associated Sm-like protein LSm4 isoform X2, which translates to MLPLSLLRTAVNHPMLVELKNGETYNGHLVSCDNWMNINLREVICTSRDGDRFWRMPECYIRGSTIKYLRIPDEVIDMVKEEVILKSKGRGDMKGRGGPQRGRGGRGTFGGRGGRGGSVGGRGGGGGGPRPGKPRGD; encoded by the exons ATG TTACCATTATCCTTACTCAGAACTGCTGTCAACCACCCAATG CTGGTGGAGTTGAAGAATGGTGAAACGTACAATGGTCATTTGGTCAGTTGTGACAACTGGATGAATATTAACCTACGAGAGGTTATCTGCACATCCCGG gATGGAGATCGATTTTGGCGAATGCCCGAGTGTTACATTCGAGGAAGCACGATCAAGTACCTTCGCATCCCCGACGAGGTCATCGATATGGTGAAAGAAGAGGTCATACTGAAGAGCAAAGGTCGTGGTGACATGAAAGGGCGTGGCGGACCACAGCGAGGCCGTGGTGGACGAG GTACATTTGGTGGCCGAGGAGGTCGTGGCGGCAGTGTAGGTGGAcgcggtggaggagga GGCGGCCCAAGACCAGGCAAGCCCCGAGGTGATTGA